The Ramlibacter algicola genome segment CGGGCCGTCGGCCGGGTCGTGCACGTGCACGTCGTGGCCTGCGCGCCCGAGCTCGAAGGCAAGCAGGCGCCCGAGCAGGCCGGCTCCCGCAATGCCGATGCGCAGCGGCTTCGTCATGCGCGCGGCTCCAGCGAGGGATGCGGCCAGTCGGGCGCAGGCGTGCGTTGCGCGGCGCCCTCGTCGAAGGCAGCCTGGAACGCCGGCACGGCCTGCCGCGGATCGTCACCCAGCCCGCGCACGAGGCAGACCGCGCTGGCTCCCGCGCGGGCGGTGAGCCGCACTTGCTCCGGCTCGAGGATGCCGCCGATGGCGACCACGGGCGCGCCCGCGTGCGCGGCCCACCAGCCGAGGTTGTCGAGGCCCTGCGGCCGCCACGGCATGTCCTTGGTGATCGTGGGCCACACCGGGCCGCAGGCGATGTACGCGGCGGCCAGCGAGCGGGCGCGGCACAGCTCCCATACGGAATGCGAGCTCACGCCCAGCGCCATGCGGCTGGCGGCGAGTTCCGCGTGCTGCGCCTCGGTGAAGCGGCCGAGGTCTTCCTGGCCGAGATGCACGGCGTCGGCGCCAAGTTCCGCGGCGATCTGCCAGTGGTCGTTGACGTAGAGCGTCGCGCCCGCGTCCTTGGCGACCGAGATGCCGTCGCGCAATTGGTTGCGCAGGGAGGCGAACCAGGTCGCGTCGGCGTCGTGCGGGGTCTTGATGCGCAACTGCGTGAGGCGGATGTCCGCGCCAAGCACCTGCCGCAGGCGGGAAACTGAATCCACGATCGCATAGAGACCCGAATGCTGGAAGCGATGGCTCCCCGCCTCCGCGGGGACGACGGGACTTTCGTCATTCCCGCGAAGGCGGGAATCCACCGCTTCCCGTCCAAGAATGGGCAACTCGCCCCCGGCATTCCACCCCGCGAGCAACGCCGCATCCGCCGCCACGAACCCCGCCCGCATCTGGGCCGCCCACCGCTGCGCCAGTGCTTCCGGCGCATTCACGCGCACGCCGCGCACGACGCCGCTCGCATGCGGCGTCCGCAGCACGCCGCTCTCCAGCGACCAACTCGCGTGCACGTCCGCCGGCACGTCCTCCCGGACCACCACTTCCCCCTGCCGGGGAACCACCAGCACCGTCATCGCATCACCCTCCCGCCGTCGACCAGCAGCACCTGGCCCGTGATGAACGCCGCTGCTTCGGACGCCAGGAATACCACCGGCCCCGCCACGTCCTCGGGCCGGGCGAGCCGGCGCAGCGGCGTGGCCTGCATGATCGCTTCGCGGAACGACGCGCGCGTCGCGGCGCTGCCCGCCGTCGGATGCACCAGGCCCGGCGCCACGCAGTTCACCCGCACGCCCTGGGGTCCCAGTTCGGCGGCGAGTTGCCGCGAGAAACCTACCAGTGCTGTCTTGGCCGTCGCGTAGTCGTGGTACGGCACGACCGGGTCCTCGACCAGGTCGCTCACGAGATTCACGATCGCGCCATCCGCCCGTGCGCGCAGGTGCGGCAGCGCGGCCTGGCACAGGTGGA includes the following:
- a CDS encoding SDR family oxidoreductase, encoding MTFQGKTVLVSGASRGIGAAIALAFAREGAAVAVNYLQQKDAAHAVVAGCRKAGGDAVALQADVTDPAQARSLVQRTVDEFGRLDVLVNNAFAPYSFDPERRAAFGDLAWPQYLQQFEGSVGAAFHLCQAALPHLRARADGAIVNLVSDLVEDPVVPYHDYATAKTALVGFSRQLAAELGPQGVRVNCVAPGLVHPTAGSAATRASFREAIMQATPLRRLARPEDVAGPVVFLASEAAAFITGQVLLVDGGRVMR
- a CDS encoding thiamine phosphate synthase, whose translation is MTVLVVPRQGEVVVREDVPADVHASWSLESGVLRTPHASGVVRGVRVNAPEALAQRWAAQMRAGFVAADAALLAGWNAGGELPILGREAVDSRLRGNDESPVVPAEAGSHRFQHSGLYAIVDSVSRLRQVLGADIRLTQLRIKTPHDADATWFASLRNQLRDGISVAKDAGATLYVNDHWQIAAELGADAVHLGQEDLGRFTEAQHAELAASRMALGVSSHSVWELCRARSLAAAYIACGPVWPTITKDMPWRPQGLDNLGWWAAHAGAPVVAIGGILEPEQVRLTARAGASAVCLVRGLGDDPRQAVPAFQAAFDEGAAQRTPAPDWPHPSLEPRA